One Misgurnus anguillicaudatus chromosome 20, ASM2758022v2, whole genome shotgun sequence DNA segment encodes these proteins:
- the LOC129454561 gene encoding uncharacterized protein, protein MPLKMWLFPLVCVRPDCGKHKLTAAGLYRTVRKVLDIDGWYDLATEYLECKRCKKKYPAWSEDILGQLDMGHRSQFPALLTYRYSCDNRVLRMMRERTQGNSVTQLYKKLMEQHSEAWTQRVLQYLTACEPFTRSSLVQPPVFAEPPSLPALPKPKWLLAVYARDVLGRLHEVKAKITSVLGCVLKMDSTKKVTKKLAGAAAEPGAWCTNVGNEHGQVLVSVLTAAEGHGLHPMAAGLMKRYREAGEAAPKVMYVDRDCCSLHGKSQVNVMFSEWDELEVHLDIWHFMRRFAAGVTTEAHPLYGIFMACLFMCIFEWDPDDVAALHRAKKGELAAKKAGHISGKALSARITRRELALPCRRRPRGVEETTRLIGSLVDLFDSASGKDTLGVPLLDHERIQQIWKEQHKHVQCIQDPENFPLYTKTGTLKKGGVELCCYRCARGSTSLESFHLHLNRFIPGTSASDAHFQAYLLEGLMRWNDDRMEDAIKGASSIRTYGSAMKEAVDKLSRTVFGKPWDERYRPPGAYTGKKFNNLFFCNILLSELLEMEYLYSQTGKTLTPVLQNPEEEDRLVEEVDDQDL, encoded by the exons ATGCCGCTCAAgatgtggctatttcctcttgTCTGTGTTCGACCAGACTGTGGTAAGCACAAACTAACAGCCGCAGGACTTTACCGTACTGTGCGCAAAGTCTTGGACATCGACGGTTGGTATGATCTTGCCACTGAGTATCTGGAGTGCAAACGCTGCAAAAAGAAATATCCAGCCTGGTCCGAGGACATTTTAGGGCAACTGGATATGGGCCACCGCAGTCAATTTCCAGCTTTGCTGACATACAG atACTCATGTGACAACCGGGTGCTGAGGATGATGAGGGAGAGGACACAGGGCAACAGCGTGACTCAGCTGTACAAGAAGCTCATGGAACAACACAGTGAGGCATGGACACAGCGTGTCCTTCAGTACCTGACTGCCTGTGAACCATTTACTAGGTCCTCCCTTGTGCAGCCACCTGTGTTTGCTGAGCCTCCCTCTTTACCTGCCCTACCTAAACCTAAGTGGCTGTTAGCCGTGTACGCCAGGGATGTTCTGGGGCGACTGCACGAGGTCAAAGCCAAAATTACATCTGTCTTGggctgtgttctgaagatggaCTCCACAAAGAAG gTCACAAAGAAACTTGCCGGTGCTGCTGCAGAACCAGGTGCCTGGTGCACAAATGTAGGAAACGAACACGGCCAAGTCCTTGTCTCTGTGCTGACAGCCGCAGAGGGACATGGACTGCACCCTATGGCAGCTGGCCTAATGAAACGCTACCGGGAGGCAGGAGAGGCAGCCCCGAAAGTGATGTACGTGGACAGAGATTGCTGCAGTCTTCATGGCAAGTCTCAGGTGAATGTCATGTTTTCGGAGTGGGATGAGCTTGAAGTGCACCTTGACATCTGGCATTTCATGCGGCGATTTGCTGCAGGTGTCACGACAGAGGCTCATCCGCTCTACGGGATCTTCATGGCATGTCTGTTCATGTGCATCTTTGAGTGGGATCCAGATGATGTGGCTGCTCTTCACCGTGCAAAGAAGGGTGAGCTGGCAGCAAAGAAGGCTGGCCACATCTCAGGAAAGGCGCTGAGTGCCCGCATTACCCGGAGAGAGTTGGCACTGCCCTGCCGGAGGAGGCCCAGGGGTGTGGAGGAGACCACCAGATTGATTGGATCTCTAGTTGATCTATTTGACAGTGCGAGTGGTAAAGACACTCTGGGAGTTCCTCTGCTGGACCATGAACGGATCCAGCAGATTTGGAAAGAACAGCATAAGCACGTACAGTGTATCCAAGACCCAGAGAACTTTCCCCTCTACACGAAGACAGGGACACTGAAGAAAGGCGGTGTGGAGCTGTGCTGCTACAGATGTGCCCGTGGCTCTACCTCTTTGGAATCATTCCACCTCCACCTAAACCGTTTTATTCCAG GAACCAGTGCCAGTGATGCACATTTTCAGGCGTATCTTCTTGAGGGCTTGATGCGCTGGAATGATGACAGGATGGAAGATGCCATAAAAGGAGCGTCCTCCATCCGGACATATGGCAGTGCCATGAAAGAGGCTGTGGACAAGCTTTCCCGAACTGTCTTCGGAAAGCCCTGGGATGAGCGCTATCGCCCTCCTGGAGCATATACAGGCAAGAAATTCAATAATTTGTTCTTTTGTAATATTCTACTAA GTGAATTGCTGGAAATGGAGTACCTTTACAGCCAGACTGGCAAAACACTTACTCCAGTGCTCCAGAACCCAGAGGAGGAAGACAGGCTGGTGGAGGAAGTTGATGATCAGGACCTGTAA
- the LOC129456000 gene encoding uncharacterized protein: MEDITVPVLYEDDPCRDLENSPSSLPLHQSPASMADVSLAEPSTSSSPGGEQQHLAPAPSVLSQSSDTGSSISDEAQGAVIGPDGIAGWDKVQDLAGYLVGLREAPYLTDQQVTEAIQLWTALLDFDKQRVNYQPRHQPQLTHGRYKAPKRSGVNPSVESVKRCLIGHPGGPAQWPDTNRLVNTICMKLCALHKSPTKKDGVCTPRWSKVLSDYHHIRELVLNNPTLMDETTIQLFERNHRTLTQWFRKWKNRHGMAR, encoded by the exons ATGGAGGACATCACAGTTCCAGTGCTGTATGAGGATGACCCTTGCCGTGATCTTGAAAACAGCCCCTCATCTTTGCCTCTGCATCAGTCCCCAGCATCGATGGCTGATGTGTCACTGGCTGAGCCGTCCACATCATCATCTCCTGGTGGAGAACAACAGCATCTTGCCCCTGCCCCTTCAGTACTGTCACAGTCATCTGACACTGGAAGCAGTATTTCCGACGAGGCTCAG GGAGCAGTCATTGGACCCGATGGCATCGCTGGGTGGGACAAGGTCCAGGATTTGGCTGGTTACCTGGTGGGTCTTCGTGAGGCTCCTTACCTTACTGACCAGCAGGTGACAGAGGCCATCCAGCTGTGGACAGCTCTCCTAGATTTCGATAAGCAGCGGGTCAACTATCAGCCTCGACATCAGCCTCAGCTGACACATGGGCGCTATAAGGCACCGAAGCGGTCTGGAGTCAACCCAAGTGTGGAGAGTGTGAAACGGTGTCTGATTGGACATCCTGGGGGTCCAGCGCAGTGGCCCGACACCAACCGCTTGGTTAATACCATTTGTATGAAGCTGTGTGCTTTACACAAGTCGCCAACCAAGAAAGATGGAGTTTGCACCCCCAGGTGGTCTAAAGTTCTTTCAGATTACCACCACATCCGAGAGTTGGTGCTTAACAATCCCACTCTGATGGATGAAACAACGATCCAGCTGTTTGAGAGAAACCATAGGACACTCACTCAGTG gtTTCGTAAGTGGAAGAATAGACACGGCATGGCACGGTAG